From Primulina huaijiensis isolate GDHJ02 chromosome 15, ASM1229523v2, whole genome shotgun sequence, one genomic window encodes:
- the LOC140959982 gene encoding uncharacterized protein yields MRHLLRPLRRSRLLRHYLVQRANYKPQKVQPTTSPPSPPKPPKKPATFSLHGKSWEDPYSWMSQLHDRVAMRHMDVCMEQEEKYTEAVMSDTDLLQSKLQSEMSYRLAPYLSTPPIRWGPWLYYRRVEEGKQYMVLCRRLASLNEEFISYKSPSAGFDFTSGKKIEQKLLDYNQEAERFGGYAYEELSELSPDHRYLAYTMYDKDNDYFKLSVRDLNLGSLCSRPQADRVCNVAWAKDSQALFYVVTDDNKRPFRIYCSMAGSNDEDILLLEESSKNVYLNIRHTKDFQFMTVYRFSTTSSKVFLINAAEPLSGMTLVWECSMNAHCIIEHHQGYLYLFTNVDDQGQQIDHHYLLQSTVDSSRYPRKWENVFANEQELMIEDVDFCHSHLVLIIRDKRKYGLCSISLPLSSAKLGSRLKEFHPQYLPLPDHVSQILPGPNYDYFSSTMRFTITSPVMPDAVVDYDLLNGKWTIVQQQNLLHERTRILYGSTSIISNNQKSSISKNFSNGGDGDVHPWNDLSDYYACEEYEVSSHDGISVPLTILYSPHKKKNGQNPGLLHGHGAYGEALDKRWRNELKSLLDRGWVIAYADVRGGGGGGRKWHDDGRRTKKLNSIKDYLSCAKFLIEMDIVEETKLAGWGYSAGGLLVASALNFCPDLFRAAILKVPFLDPTNTLTYPVLPLTPVDYEEFGYPGDIEDFQAIREYSPYDNIRKDTLYSAVLVTSSFNTRFGVWEAAKWVARMREYSVYDPRRPMLLNLTADIVEENRYLYSKEAAMETAFLIKMVDSQS; encoded by the exons ATGCGTCACCTGCTCAGGCCCCTCCGCCGCTCCCGCTTGCTACGTCACTACCTCGTACAGCGCGCCAACTACAAGCCTCAGAAAGTCCAACCAACAACGTCCCCGCCGTCGCCACCTAAACCGCCGAAGAAGCCGGCAACATTCAGTCTACACGGGAAGTCATGGGAGGATCCATACAGCTGGATGTCGCAGCTGCACGACCGCGTGGCAATGCGGCACATGGACGTGTGCATGGAGCAGGAGGAAAAGTATACCGAGGCTGTCATGTCCGACACCGATCTCCTCCAGTCTAAGCTCCAATCGGAGATGTCCTATCGCCTTGCACCGTACCTATCTACCCCTCCCATCCGATGGGGTCCCTG GTTGTACTATAGGCGAGTAGAAGAAGGGAAGCAATACATGGTATTGTGTCGTAGATTGGCTAGCTTAAATgaagagtttatttcttataaatctCCATCCGCTGGATTTGATTTCACTTCCGGGAAAAAAATTGAGCAGAAGTTGCTTGATTACAACCAAGAAGCTGAAAGGTTTGGAG GATATGCTTATGAAGAACTTTCGGAATTGTCACCTGATCACCGGTATCTTGCATACACTATGTATGACAAGGacaatgattatttcaaattatctGTCAGGGATTTGAATTTGGGGTCGCTTTGTAGTAGGCCCCAAGCTGACCGTGTGTGTAATGTGGCTTGGGCAAAGGATAGCCAAGCCTTATTTTATGTAGTGACAGATGACAATAAAAGACCCTTTAG AATTTATTGTAGCATGGCTGGTTCAAATGATGAGGATATACTGCTATTGGAGGAATCTTcaaaaaatgtttatttgaaCATCAGACATACCAAAGATTTCCAGTTTATGACCGTTTACAGATTCTCAACCACTTCATCTAAG GTCTTTCTAATAAATGCAGCAGAACCTTTATCTGGAATGACACTTGTGTGGGAATGTAGTATGAATGCCCACTGCATCATCGAGCATCATCAAGGATATCTGTATCTCTTTACAAATGTTGATGACCAGGGTCAGCAGATCGATCACCATTATCTTCTACAGAGTACAGTGGATTCCTCGCGCTACCCAAGGAAGTGGGAA AATGTTTTTGCCAATGAACAAGAACTGATGATTGAAGATGTTGATTTCTGTCACTCACATTTGGTGCTTATTATAAGAGACAAAAGAAAATATGGACTATGTTCAATTTCTTTACCTCTATCTAGTGCCAAG TTGGGATCTCGTCTCAAAGAATTCCATCCACAGTACCTGCCTCTTCCAGATCATGTATCCCAAATATTGCCTGGACCTAACTATGACTATTTTTCTTCAACCATGCGCTTTACAATTACATCGCCAGTG ATGCCCGATGCTGTAGTTGATTATGATTTACTCAATGGAAAATGGACTATTGTCCAGCAACAAAACTTGCTTCATGAAAGAACAAGGATATTATATGGATCAACATCTATCATTAGCAACAATCAGAAGTCATCAATCTCCAAAAACTTCTCCAACGGTGGTGATGGTGATGTCCATCCATGGAATGATCTGTCCGATTATTATGCTTGTGAAGAATATGAAGTTTCTTCGCACGATGGGATTTCTGTGCCTTTGACCATACTATATTCaccacataaaaagaaaaatggccAAAATCCTGGATTACTTCATGGGCATGGAGCTTATGGGGAGGCACTTGACAAACGTTGGCGAAATGAGTTAAAAAGTCTTCTTGACCGTGGTTGGGTTATTGCTTATGCAGATGTTAG gggtggaggtggaggtggtaGAAAATGGCATGATGATGGTAGACGAACAAAGAAACTCAATTCGATTAAGGATTATTTATCTTGTGCCAAGTTTCTGATTGAAATGGACATTGTTGAAGAAACAAAACTTGCAGGCTGGGGATACAGTGCTGGAGGATTGTTGGTTGCTTCAGCTTTGAACTTTTGTCCGGATTTATTCCGAGCTGCTATTTTAAAG GTTCCATTTTTGGATCCAACTAATACTCTTACTTATCCTGTGTTACCGTTGACACCTGTTGATTATGAAGAGTTTGGATACCCAGGAGATATTGAAGATTTTCAGGCTATTCGTGAATATTCACCCTATGATAATATCCGAAAAGACACATTATACTCAGCTGTCCTGGTGACTTCATCTTTTAATACAAG GTTTGGAGTATGGGAAGCGGCAAAATGGGTGGCACGGATGCGGGAGTATTCTGTATATGATCCCAGACGCCCTATGCTCCTTAATTTGACAGCTGACATTGTCGAGGAAAACAGATATTTGTATTCCAAGGAAGCAGCGATGGAGACCGCTTTTCTGATCAAGATGGTTGATTCTCAGTCATGA
- the LOC140959635 gene encoding beta-glucosidase 47 isoform X1, with protein MELSSSLLGTLIILAICSSCTGASVSLELPGSSSSQFPDGFLFGTASSSYQFEGAILEDGKGLSNWDTFTHGTGNILDGSNGDIAVDHYHLYQEDIDLMENLGTNSFRFSISWARILPKGRFGNLNMAGIDHYSKVIDALLAKGIQPFAALTHYDVPQELEERYGAWLSPKIRKDFEYYADICFKYFGNRVKYWATFNEPNVMAIRGYRSGIYPPSRCSGSFGNCTKGNSIKDPLVAAHNMILSHAAAVNIYRNVYKKEQGGSIGIIMNSIWYEPYSNSAEDKLAAERAQSFFLNWFLDPILHGSYPKEMCHVLGSLLPEFSKEDLKKMRRGLDFIGINQYTSFYSKDCIYSKCKSGAPGVSRAEGLALRTPIRDGIYIGEPTAVDWIYVYPQGMENVVTLIKDRYNNTPMFISENGLGIVEKPSSSITDFLNDVKRVEYMSTYLESLANAIRKGADVRGYFAWSLLDNFEWLDGYTVRFGLHHVDFATLKRTPRLSADWYKEYIFNHKRHKSSA; from the exons ATGGAGCTTTCGTCGTCGTTGCTTGGGACCTTGATCATACTTGCAATATGCTCATCTTGTACTGGTGCTTCAGTATCCTTGGAATTACCAGGCTCGTCTTCCTCTCAATTTCCTGATGGCTTCCTTTTCGGAACTGCATCATCTTCATATCAG TTTGAAGGTGCTATCTTGGAAGATGGGAAAGGTCTCAGTAACTGGGATACTTTCACTCACGGCACTG GAAACATCTTGGATGGAAGTAATGGGGACATTGCTGTGGATCATTACCATCTATATCAG GAGGACATTGATCTGATGGAGAATCTTGGTACTAACAGCTTTCGATTTTCCATATCATGGGCAAGAATTCTTCCCA AAGGGAGATTTGGTAATTTGAACATGGCAGGGATAGATCATTACAGCAAGGTCATCGATGCTCTTCTTGCGAAAG GTATTCAACCATTTGCTGCATTAACACATTACGATGTCCCCCAAGAACTTGAAGAAAGATATGGAGCGTGGTTAAGCCCAAAAATACG GAAAGATTTCGAATATTACGCAGATATATGCTTCAAATACTTTGGCAACAGAGTGAAGTATTGGGCCACCTTTAATGAGCCAAATGTCATGGCGATCCGAGGATATAGGTCCGGTATTTACCCTCCATCTCGCTGCTCTGGTTCGTTCGGCAACTGCACCAAAGGAAACTCCATTAAAGATCCACTTGTTGCTGCACATAACATGATTCTGTCCCATGCGGCAGCAGTCAACATATATCGTAACGTATACAAG AAAGAACAAGGAGGCAGCATTGGGATCATAATGAATTCCATTTGGTATGAGCCTTACAGCAATTCTGCAGAAGATAAGTTAGCAGCTGAGCGAGCTCAATCTTTCTTTCTGAATTG GTTCTTAGACCCTATATTACATGGATCATATCCGAAAGAGATGTGTCATGTTCTGGGATCTCTGCTTCCAGAATTTTCTAAGGAAGATCTTAAGAAAATGAGGCGAGGATTGGACTTTATTGGGATCAATCAATATACCAGTTTCTATAGTAAAGACTGCATTTACTCCAAATGCAAATCAGGAGCACCGGGAGTTTCCCGAGCAGAGGGTTTGGCACTGCGTACCCCTATAAGAGATGGCATATATATTGGCGAACCA ACTGCAGTTGATTGGATTTATGTATATCCTCAAGGAATGGAGAACGTCGTGACGTTGATAAAAGATAGATATAACAACACACCTATGTTCATCTCTGAAAACG GACTTGGCATTGTGGAGAAACCAAGTTCCTCAATTACCGACTTCCTCAATGATGTGAAGAGAGTGGAGTACATGAGCACCTATTTGGAATCCTTGGCAAATGCAATAAG AAAAGGAGCAGACGTGAGAGGCTACTTTGCCTGGTCATTGCTCGATAACTTTGAGTGGCTTGATGGATATACTGTAAGATTTGGACTACACCATGTTGATTTTGCGACTCTTAAAAGGACTCCAAGATTATCTGCAGATTGGTACAAAGAGTATATTTTCAATCATAAGAGACATAAAAGCAGTGCCTAG
- the LOC140960322 gene encoding uncharacterized protein, with product MDCDDSTRESAVGGKDSSQADTKMANGAESLEDLNECESAGGSKKDDTSTSIVPSEVIIECDSAETEDNEDAAEPIFPPEVVIEILCWLPLRSLAKLQLICKEWRGFINGRYLMERNVDRREVICHWHNVVRNDDPTKQNPNDENFQLLEVCDGLLFITSFGTEKFTIWNPATRGVLHLPDHHKDVYGVTFNYVKSTGNYLVVSIYNDESGKESCEVFTPGQSESWRPLAFPDVAEDEGHRKKQRVQVVSTGEAVHTVLIIKVGSTVTKKVVSLDLETECFTVTCFTKTQFKNSRTLWAIDWNGKLALTTLIGNDLHVTELEDYKKQRWCQKDKVIPLSFLQEGGDDVVMSLVPLLAKDGDIWFICKEAVMIIYSIETGRSRPVNTSNLPPAGKMYPYKPTLVGLKGMQQDPEFGKRWSSTLKFG from the coding sequence ATGGATTGCGATGATTCAACCAGAGAAAGCGCAGTTGGTGGTAAGGATTCAAGTCAAGCCGATACTAAAATGGCGAACGGAGCAGAATCATTGGAAGATTTGAATGAGTGTGAAAGTGCTGGAGGAAGCAAGAAGGATGATACTTCAACATCGATAGTCCCCTCCGAAGTCATCATTGAATGTGATAGTGCTGAAACCGAAGACAACGAGGATGCGGCGGAGCCAATCTTCCCCCCTGAAGTTGTCATCGAGATCTTGTGCTGGTTGCCTCTCAGGTCCCTAGCGAAGCTCCAGCTCATCTGCAAGGAATGGCGAGGTTTCATTAATGGCCGCTACTTAATGGAAAGAAACGTGGATCGCAGGGAGGTTATTTGCCATTGGCACAATGTTGTGAGGAACGACGATCCGACCAAGCAGAACCCCaatgatgaaaattttcaattacTTGAAGTTTGTGATGGCTTGCTTTTCATAACGAGTTTCGGCACAGAAAAGTTTACCATCTGGAACCCAGCCACTCGCGGTGTTCTCCATCTGCCTGATCATCACAAGGATGTCTATGGGGTCACCTTCAATTATGTCAAATCCACAGGAAACTATCTAGTGGTTTCTATATACAACGACGAATCGGGCAAAGAAAGCTGTGAAGTTTTTACTCCTGGCCAGTCCGAATCTTGGCGGCCCTTGGCGTTTCCTGATGTTGCGGAAGATGAGGGACACAGAAAAAAACAGCGTGTTCAGGTAGTTTCAACCGGAGAAGCTGTCCACACTGTCCTAATTATCAAAGTTGGATCTACGGTCACTAAAAAAGTGGTGTCGCTGGATTTGGAGACGGAATGTTTCACCGTGACCTGTTTCACGAAAACTCAGTTCAAGAACTCGAGAACCCTCTGGGCTATAGATTGGAATGGGAAACTAGCGTTAACGACCTTAATCGGAAACGATCTCCACGTGACGGAGTTGGAGGACTACAAGAAACAAAGATGGTGTCAAAAAGATAAAGTCATCCCACTGTCCTTCCTGCAAGAAGGAGGCGATGATGTTGTCATGAGTTTGGTGCCATTGCTTGCAAAAGATGGTGATATATGGTTCATCTGTAAAGAAGCTGTGATGATCATTTACAGTATTGAAACCGGCCGCTCCCGTCCCGTAAACACAAGCAACTTACCACCAGCCGGAAAGATGTACCCCTACAAACCAACACTGGTAGGTTTAAAAGGAATGCAGCAAGATCCCGAGTTTGGGAAACGTTGGTCTTCTACTTTGAAGTTTGGTTAA
- the LOC140959635 gene encoding beta-glucosidase 47 isoform X2: MELSSSLLGTLIILAICSSCTGASVSLELPGSSSSQFPDGFLFGTASSSYQFEGAILEDGKGLSNWDTFTHGTGNILDGSNGDIAVDHYHLYQEDIDLMENLGTNSFRFSISWARILPKGRFGNLNMAGIDHYSKVIDALLAKGIQPFAALTHYDVPQELEERYGAWLSPKIRKDFEYYADICFKYFGNRVKYWATFNEPNVMAIRGYRSGIYPPSRCSGSFGNCTKGNSIKDPLVAAHNMILSHAAAVNIYRNVYKKEQGGSIGIIMNSIWYEPYSNSAEDKLAAERAQSFFLNWFLDPILHGSYPKEMCHVLGSLLPEFSKEDLKKMRRGLDFIGINQYTSFYSKDCIYSKCKSGAPGVSRAEGLALRTPIRDGIYIGEPTAVDWIYVYPQGMENVVTLIKDRYNNTPMFISENATS; encoded by the exons ATGGAGCTTTCGTCGTCGTTGCTTGGGACCTTGATCATACTTGCAATATGCTCATCTTGTACTGGTGCTTCAGTATCCTTGGAATTACCAGGCTCGTCTTCCTCTCAATTTCCTGATGGCTTCCTTTTCGGAACTGCATCATCTTCATATCAG TTTGAAGGTGCTATCTTGGAAGATGGGAAAGGTCTCAGTAACTGGGATACTTTCACTCACGGCACTG GAAACATCTTGGATGGAAGTAATGGGGACATTGCTGTGGATCATTACCATCTATATCAG GAGGACATTGATCTGATGGAGAATCTTGGTACTAACAGCTTTCGATTTTCCATATCATGGGCAAGAATTCTTCCCA AAGGGAGATTTGGTAATTTGAACATGGCAGGGATAGATCATTACAGCAAGGTCATCGATGCTCTTCTTGCGAAAG GTATTCAACCATTTGCTGCATTAACACATTACGATGTCCCCCAAGAACTTGAAGAAAGATATGGAGCGTGGTTAAGCCCAAAAATACG GAAAGATTTCGAATATTACGCAGATATATGCTTCAAATACTTTGGCAACAGAGTGAAGTATTGGGCCACCTTTAATGAGCCAAATGTCATGGCGATCCGAGGATATAGGTCCGGTATTTACCCTCCATCTCGCTGCTCTGGTTCGTTCGGCAACTGCACCAAAGGAAACTCCATTAAAGATCCACTTGTTGCTGCACATAACATGATTCTGTCCCATGCGGCAGCAGTCAACATATATCGTAACGTATACAAG AAAGAACAAGGAGGCAGCATTGGGATCATAATGAATTCCATTTGGTATGAGCCTTACAGCAATTCTGCAGAAGATAAGTTAGCAGCTGAGCGAGCTCAATCTTTCTTTCTGAATTG GTTCTTAGACCCTATATTACATGGATCATATCCGAAAGAGATGTGTCATGTTCTGGGATCTCTGCTTCCAGAATTTTCTAAGGAAGATCTTAAGAAAATGAGGCGAGGATTGGACTTTATTGGGATCAATCAATATACCAGTTTCTATAGTAAAGACTGCATTTACTCCAAATGCAAATCAGGAGCACCGGGAGTTTCCCGAGCAGAGGGTTTGGCACTGCGTACCCCTATAAGAGATGGCATATATATTGGCGAACCA ACTGCAGTTGATTGGATTTATGTATATCCTCAAGGAATGGAGAACGTCGTGACGTTGATAAAAGATAGATATAACAACACACCTATGTTCATCTCTGAAAACG CTACTTCCTAG
- the LOC140958432 gene encoding uncharacterized protein — protein MLQLLFSLVFAEMALIVVFVFKTPLRKLVILSLDRAKRGRGPIVVKTVAGTVFIVMMSTLYSVVAVQRRWIEEGEVNPTDQVLLAKNLLEASLMGFSLFLGLMIDRLHHYIRELRIRRKNMEAAKKQSRGFEDGKPVVSEEIRALEVGMTTLKERIEQLEIQLEEKAKEVSSAEANALALKKQSEGFLLEYDRLLEENQNLRSQLQSIDRSLSHSDSKKFA, from the exons ATGTTGCAGCTGCTGTTTTCTCTAGTGTTTGCGGAGATGGCGCTGATTGTTGTGTTCGTGTTCAAGACGCCGCTGAGGAAGCTGGTGATACTGAGTCTGGACAGGGCCAAACGCGGCCGCGGCCCAATCGTAGTGAAGACGGTGGCGGGGACTGTTTTCATCGTGATGATGTCCACCTTGTACAGTGTGGTGGCTGTCCAGAGACGTTGGATCGAGGAAGGCGAGGTCAATCCCACGGATCAGGTTCTCCTAGCTAAGAACCTTCTGGAAGCTTCTCTTATGG GATTTTCACTATTTCTTGGCCTGATGATTGACAGATTGCATCATTATATCCGAGAACTTCGCATAAGAAGAAAGAACATGGAAGCCGCGAAGAAACAAAGCCGAGGTTTTGAGGATGGTAAGCCTGTAGTGTCCGAGGAAATCAGAGCACTGGAAGTTGGGATGACCACTTTAAAAGAAAGGATCGAGCAACTTGAGATACAGCTCGAAGAAAAGGCTAAAGAGGTGAGCAGCGCAGAAGCCAATGCATTAGCTTTGAAAAAACAATCAGAAGGGTTTCTTCTTGAATATGATCGGCTGCTTGAAGAAAACCAGAATCTTCGTAGCCAGTTGCAATCCATAGATCGGAGCTTGTCTCATTCTGATAGTAAGAAGTTTGCGTGA